In the genome of Actinomadura graeca, one region contains:
- a CDS encoding lysophospholipid acyltransferase family protein produces the protein MFYTFMTRVVRPILWLLFRPRVEGGENVPSYGPLIVASNHLSFIDSFIIPLAVPRPVTYIAKADYFEGGGLKKGFVRWFLTNLGHVPVRRGARRAAMGALEQAAEILDNSGAFAIYPEGTRSTDGRLYRARTGVGWLVLTTGARVLPVALEGTEKIQPIGASLPRVFGPRPTVRIGPPMDFSHYRDLPPAKARRAIADEIVQMIQKMSGQEYAGAYNERADQRH, from the coding sequence GTGTTCTACACGTTCATGACGCGCGTGGTGCGTCCGATCCTCTGGCTGCTCTTCCGCCCGCGGGTGGAGGGCGGCGAGAACGTGCCCTCCTACGGGCCACTGATCGTGGCCAGCAACCACCTGTCGTTCATCGACAGCTTCATCATCCCGCTGGCGGTCCCGCGGCCGGTCACCTACATCGCGAAGGCCGACTACTTCGAGGGCGGCGGGCTGAAGAAGGGCTTCGTCCGCTGGTTCCTCACCAACCTCGGGCACGTGCCGGTCCGGCGCGGCGCCCGCCGCGCCGCCATGGGCGCGCTGGAGCAGGCCGCCGAGATCCTCGACAACAGCGGCGCGTTCGCGATCTACCCCGAGGGGACGCGGTCCACCGACGGGCGGCTCTACCGCGCCCGCACGGGGGTGGGCTGGCTCGTCCTGACGACCGGCGCCCGCGTCCTGCCCGTCGCCCTGGAGGGCACGGAGAAGATCCAGCCGATCGGCGCGTCGCTGCCCCGCGTCTTCGGCCCCCGCCCGACCGTGCGCATCGGCCCGCCGATGGACTTCTCCCACTACCGCGACCTGCCGCCCGCCAAGGCCCGCCGCGCCATCGCCGACGAGATCGTCCAGATGATCCAGAAGATGTCCGGCCAGGAGTACGCCGGGGCCTACAACGAGCGCGCCGACCAGAGGCACTGA
- a CDS encoding STAS domain-containing protein, translated as MDFDIHLMRDERCTLVRVQGDIDVVSRARFEEALFDVVDAGGPLVVDMRQVTFCDSTGLNAIVAANRRANERETQVALVALPPRVMRVFRITGIDKFIPIYDTLREAIGAFPSSTTSG; from the coding sequence ATGGACTTCGACATCCACCTGATGCGCGACGAACGCTGCACCCTCGTCCGCGTACAGGGAGACATCGACGTGGTGTCCCGGGCGCGCTTCGAGGAGGCGCTGTTCGACGTCGTGGACGCGGGCGGCCCGTTGGTCGTGGACATGCGGCAGGTCACGTTCTGTGACTCCACGGGGCTGAACGCCATCGTCGCCGCCAACCGGCGCGCGAACGAACGCGAGACCCAGGTGGCGCTCGTCGCGCTTCCGCCGCGCGTCATGCGCGTCTTCCGCATCACCGGGATCGACAAGTTCATCCCGATCTACGACACGCTCCGCGAGGCGATCGGCGCCTTCCCGTCCTCCACCACGTCCGGGTGA